The DNA window GGCATGCCAAAGACAGGGGAGCTCAGAACGCTGTGCGGCAAAGGCAAAACAGAAACCCACCTGATTCACAAAGGCTAAGGCCTCTCGCACCGAAGTGACGCGCAACTCCCTGGTGCGCCGATAGAGGCGATCGCGGCGCTGCTCGACTTCCTCCCAGCTCAGGCGCAAACGACTCGCGCCGGCTCTCCGAGCTGGCTGCGCAGCGCGACGTGCAGCAGCAGGGGCCCCACGTCTTTTCACGGCGTCTGTTCCGGGCGAAGCGCCCCCATGGCGCGCAAAACTCGCAGCACTTCGTCCACGTGTCCCTGCACCTTCACCACGGGGAAGACGGCGCGCACGTTGCCGCGTTCGTCAATGACAAAAGTGGAGCGGTGCGCCCTGCCGTCCGGGCCCATGCTGCCGTAAGCGCGGCAGACCGCACCACTGGTGTCGCTGAGCAGGCGGAAGTTGAGTTCGAGCTCCTGGCAGAACTCCTGGTGCGACTGGGCGTTGTCGACGCTCACCCCCAACACCGTGGCTCCCAAAGAATCGATGCTGCCCAGGCGGTCGCGGAAAGCCGCGGCTTCAAGTGAGCAGCCGGGCGTGCGGTCCTGAGGGTAGAAGTAGAGGACTACCCGTCGCGTGCCGCGGAAGTCACTCAGGCTCACTATCGAGCCGTCGTCTGCAGGAAGCGTGAACTCTGGCGCCGGGGCGCTGACCCGCGGCATGCCCAGCGCCCAGCGTTCAACCTCAGTCTTCCCGCATGCCAACAGGAGGAAAAGCCAGATCATCCCTCCTGCCTTTGCCCAGTCCCTTCCTTTCACCGCCGTCACCTCATGTTTCTCAATGCATTCTTTCGCGGCGGCGCCTTGGCCAACTCGCGCTCTTCTGTCCAGTCCGTTCAATACAGCAGGATATCCGTCGCTCCAATTCGATGCAACTCTCGGAAACCCGCGCCCGATAGGCCACGCACTCCACGCCCGCCGCCACTGCCTGCCGCAGGGCACCGCCATAGGCCGGGTCGATGTGGTCAGCTGGCCGCAGGAGCTGCGCATCACTCCTTTGCACCACAAAGAAGATGACTGCACGCCACCCGCGGGCGACCGCCGCGACCAGCTCTTCGAGGTGCCGTTTACCGCGCGTGGTCACCGCGTCAGGAAAGTAGGCGACGCCACCCTCGACCAAGGTGACGTTCTTCACTTCCACAAAGCAGCGGCCAGCGGGCCCGCTCAGCATGAAGTCGAAGCGCGTGTGGGGAGCGAACCGCACCTCCGGCTTCAATTCGTCGTAGCCGGAAAGTTCGGGCACCAGTCCGCCACGCAATGCCTCTGCCACCAGGCGGTTAGCCCGCAGCGTATTGATGCCCACCCATGCGCCGTCCACCATCACCAGCTCCCAGGTGAAGGCGCAACGCCGCTTGGGGTCGTTAGCAACGGAGAGGAGCACAAGGCTCCCCGGCGCGCTGCATCCGCGCATGCTGCCGCTATTGGGACAATGGGCTGTCACCAGCCTGCCATCGGCCAAACGCACGTCCGCGAGAAATCGCTGATAGCGCCGCACGAGCGTGCCGGAGAACAAGGGGGCGGGCAGTTGCATGGGCGCGCCTACAGTCCCTCGCTCGTATTGAACCGACAGATCTCTTCAAGGCTCTTGCGCGCTTTCGGCTTGAGGGGCGCATGGGCAGGGTAGCCAAGGGCGATGAGGCTGACAACCCGGTAGCGCCGCGGTATGCCCAGCGCCTTGCGCGCACCGCGTTCGCTGAACCAGCCAATCCAGCAAGCGCCCAGGCCCAGCTCATGCGCCTGCAAGACCACGTGCTCGCCAGCAATGCCCATGTCCAAGAGGTAGTACCTGGTCCCCTGGATCCGCGCCCCCAAGCGATTGGCCAGCACGTCGGGTTTGGCCAGCAGGGCGATGAGTACGGGCGCGGCAGCAGCCCAACGCGTGGGCGCGTAGATGCCACCGAAAGCAGCAGCCGCTAACTTTGCCTTGAGCGTCGGGTCATCCACCACCACGAACCGCCACGGCTGCACGTGCTCGGCAGAGGGCGCCCATCGTGCCGCCTCAATGCAGGTGAGAATCTTGTCCCGCTCCACCGGCCGGTCGGCGAACTTTCTAATGCTGCGGCGAGTCTGCACCAGTTCGAGGAATGACCGCATTGGTCGTCTCAAAAAAGGCTGAGTTGGGCCTGGCCCTGCTGCTCGTCCTCGGCGAAGATGATGATCTTGCCGAACTCCCCGTCGTGGCCAGGCACAATGTGGAGCTTGCCCTGTCGCACCCGCATGATGCCCGTGAGAATGCGTTCGGGCACAAAGCTGGCAAGCTCACGTTCGTCAAGGTCGAGGAGGAGGCGGAACTCACTGCCCGCTTCTGCGACCAGTCGCAGGTACTCGTTCTGCACGCCCACGGTATCCACCCCTTGTCCCAACGCCTCAGCGATAATCTCCTGCAGGGGAATGAGGTGCACGGCAGGAACTGCGTTGGCGGGCACGAAACCAGGCGGCCGGTCGGCGAGCTCATCAACCCGATGCATGACGCCAATGGTGAGCTGCCTGCCACACACCGGGCAAAGACCGCCACGGCGTTTGGTCTCCTCCGGCGAGAACACCACACCGCATCGCCGATGTCCGTCAAAGTGGTACTTCCCCTCCTCGGGGAAAAACTCGATGGTCATGAGAAAGCGCTGACGGTCGCCAGTTTCGATGACCTCCTTGAGGCAGAAGTAGTCCAGCTCGCAGTCGAAAACGTTGGCCTCCCGTCCTATGCGCGAAGGAGAGTGGGCATCGGAATTGGAGACCAGAGTGATGTGATCCAGTTTCGACAAGCGCCAGTTCATCGCCGGGTCGGACGAAAGCCCGGTCTCGATGGCCTTGATGTGCGGCGTCATGTCCTGGAAACACTCTTCCAGGGAATCGAATCCAGAGTTGGCGCCAAAGACTGAAAACCACGGCGTCCAGGCGTGGGCGGGGATCACCATCGCCTCAGGACAAGCGTCCAGGATCACGCGCGTCAGGTCACGTGCGGACAGGGCAAAGGTGGGACGTCCGTCTGCGTCCAGTCTCCCGCGCACCTGCAAGGCCCTGGTGATGGTGTCTGCCCCGGCCAGCGTCGGGGCGTAGACCAAGAGGTGCACCTTCCGCGTCCTGCCGCCCTGCGCGTAGACGGCGGACAGCTCCGCGCTCAGCACAAAGCGGACGCTGCCGTCACCATCCTTGGGCAGGAGCAGACCGTGTCCGTCCTCCTGAAGCGTGGCCTCGATCTCTTGCCGATACTTGGGATGGGTAAAGTCGCCCGTGCCCATGAGCGCGATCCCTTTGCGCCGCGCCCACTTGGCCACCTCGGCGATACCCATATCCTGGCTGGTGGCGATGCTATAACGCGAATGGATGTGCAGGTCAGCGATGAATCGTGGCACGTCTCGTCCTCAGCGGTCATGCAGTTGCGTTTTCCCCGGCCATTCGGCAGGGTAACTCACGTGGCGCACAGAGGGAACTCCTCCACGGTCGAGTCCTCGGCAGCGCTCTCCTCGTTGAAGCCAACGCGCCGCGCGTACTTTCTCCCCCTCTCCAAGAGCTCTTGGACGCTGTCTCGGAGCCTTTCGCTGAACAGACGCAGGGTCTGTTTCTCGTGGTTGAGGAGGTAGTCGCGAATGTAATGCGGGGCACCTACGCGGAACGTCAGCTTCCTGCCCGGAAAGTAGGGGTGCTCGGTGCCGCGCAGAGCCGTGGGCAAAATGGGGATGTCCTCCAACCCCTCGTGATGCAAGTCGTAGACGATCTTCGCCAAGCCGTGCTTGAAACGACGCAAACGCTCGGGGCGGGAGGTCCCACCTTCGGGAAAGATGCACAGCAGGCTGCCCTGCCGCAGCGCCTCTTTGGCCAACTCAAAGAACGACTTGTCGTTTACCCCGCGTTTGACCGGAATGGTGCCACAATAGGGCACGCGCGAGACCATCACTCGCGCCGCCCAATCACTCACCTTGCGAATAGTGCCCTTGGCCCAGGCGAAAGAGAAATGTTCGCGAATGTACCGCTCCACCATCTCGCGACAGACCTCGAGGTCGAAGAGCTCGGCCGTCCCGACAAATGAGACCCGCCGAGGCACCACACCCCCGATAAAGAAAATGTCTTTCCAGTTGATGTGGTTGGCCGCCAGCACGGCTGCCCCTTGACGAGGGATGTGCTGCAGGCCGGACACGCAGACGCGTTGCGTGCGCACCCACCATTCCGAGCGCTTTTTCCACAAGTCATACAGTTTTTCGTTGAGGAGGATCCGCTCCATAGCCCTCTCGTTGGTCCTTCTAAGAGTCGCCCGTCTGCACGTCAGCACCATCGCACAGCGCAGACGAGATCTGCTACATCATCCGCGAAACGGTCACAAAAATATAGTTTCTTTCCCGCAGGCCATCGATAATGAGCGGCACCATTTTGTGCACTTGGTCGTCCTTGCGTTCCGTGCCCAAATGCATGAGGATGATGGCGCCCGCTGCCCCTTGCGGTTCGGAGCGCCCAAAGTTCACGATGCGCTCCACCACCTCCTCGGCCGTGTGGTATGCCGGTGAGTTCTTGTCCGCCACCCAATCCAAAGTGTCCATGGTCTCGTTGCCGTTCCGTCCCATGGTCCACCCGACCTGGCGGTAGCCGAGCTCGGCGGCCCACGCGCGAATTTCGGCATTATGCTCGCCGTACGGCGCCCGCCACAACTTGGCCATCTCCTTGCCCGTGACTTTCCGGAACAGCTCCTCGGTGGCGAGGAGCTCGCGGTGCAACAGCTCGCGCGTCACGCCAGGCCTGGTCAGGTGGCGACCGTTTTCCGCATAGGTGGTAAGATGTGGGTGAGACCAGGTGTGGTTACCGATCTCATGTCCGTCGGCAACCATCTGACGGACAAGGTCGGGGTAGCGGCGGATAAAGGCTCCGGTCAGGAACATAGTGCAGCGCACGCCCTTGCTGCGCAGCGCATCGAGAACCTCAGCTGCCGCGTTGTCCGAAGAGCCGCCGTCAAAGGTCAGGGCCACCAGGCGCGTGTCGGTAGGGCCCCGATCGAAAGATCGCGCCAGGTAGTTGACCGTGGGCAAGCCGTAGAAAAACTCAATGGTCTGCAAGACCTGGACGGAGCCGTCCGCCGAGGTGGCGCGGACTACAAACCGGTTCTGGCCGCGCCGGGCCTGTACGCCCGCGAAACGAAATGTGCCCTCGGGCGCCATGGTCACCGCCAGCAAATTCCCATCGGCCCACAGGCTAATGATCTGGTTCGGCCCTGCCTCGCCGACGATGTCGAAGGTACTGCTGCTCACCATCGCCCCTGGCCCGCTGACGCGCAGGGCGCTCGTATCCGGTGCTTCCACGCTGAGGGGTAAGCCAAAGCCGGTCAGGTGCTGTTCCAGGCGCTGGCTGGTGCGTAGCAGGCGCAGTAGCGTCAAAGCGGCAATGACCAGTGCCATGGCGATGAGCAAGTTGAAGAGGGACTGAAAACTCGGGCGCCAACGGAGCCTGCGCAAGCGGGATGCTCCCCTGCCAATAGCCCGCGCAGCCTGAGCGAGCAGAAAGCGACCGATGCAGGCGGTGCTGCAAAATACGTGGTGAAACGCCAGCCGCTTGCACTCTGCGCAGATAGGCGCTCCACACACGAAGCAGTGCCGTTTGGCAAGACGATCCGGGTGGTTCTTGCAGTACTCTTCGCTCTCGCTCAGCATAAAGTGCGGCTCCTCATGGCTTGCCCAATTTTACCACAAATGCCAGAAAAAGTCAAGGCAAAAAGCGACCGATGCAAGGAAAAGAAAGGCAGCAGCAGGTCGGCTGGCCACGTGCCCGCCCCAGTTTCTGCTTGACCAATTGCTGGGCATTTGGTATTTTTGACGCGAGGGAAGAGAGCATTTTCATCGGCTGCCGCCACACACGAGGAGGCCAATTGCAAAATCTGGTTTACGGACGCAATCCGGTGCGCGAGCTCTTACGCAGCAGGCGGGGCGTGCGCCGCTTGTGGCTTGCCACCACCCTCAGCCCGGGAGCAACGCAGGAGTTCCTCTCCCTGGCTGCCGCCGCCAATGTGCCGGCCGAACGTTTGCCCGCAGAAGAGCTCACCCGAATGGCGCAGACCCCCAAGCACCAAGGAGTGGTAGCCGAAGTGGAGCCATTTGCCTACGCAGGGATTGACGACATGTTCCGGCGAGCCGATGAGCGGCACGAGCCCCCGCTGCTTGTCCTCCTGGATGGCGTGGAGGATCCCCACAACCTCGGCGCCATCATCCGCTCGGCCGAAGCGGCGGGAGCGCATGGGGTCATTATCCCGCGTGACCGTGCCGTGGCCGTCACCCCTGTGGTGGAGAAAGCTGCTGCTGGCGCAACTGCTCATCTGCCGGTGGTGAGGGTTACCAACGTGGCACGGACAATGGAAGAGCTGAAGGAAAGAGGCGTGTGGTTCTTTGGGGCAGCCGAAGATGCGCCGCAGGACTATACCGCCGCGGATCTCACCGGGTCCACCGCGTTGGTCTTGGGAGGGGAAGGACGGGGGCTACGGCGCCTGACGCGGGAGAGGTGCGACTTTCTGGTGCGCATCCCCATGCACGGCAGGATTAGTTCGCTCAACGTGTCGGTGGCAGCCGGCATCCTGCTTTTTGAGGCTCGCCGGCAGCGCCGCGAAAGGTAAGAAGCTACCCCCGCCCAGCCGCGGTTCTTGCGCCAATCACTTTGCGCAGGGCCGCCGCAAGAAGAGGCAGCTCGTCATCGCGTACCGTGCGCATGTCTAAGTAGAGCTCGTCTCCTTGCACGTAGCCAATTACCGGTACCGGCAGGCTGCGCAGCCGACTGGCCAGCTCGTGAGCGCTGACGCCTTCACAGCTCACCACCACTGCGCGGCTGGGGATCTGCTCCAAGGGCAACGCCCCGCTTCCTGCCTGCGCGCTGCTCTGCTCGATGCGCACATGGAGCCTTTCGGCGTGCACGGCCGCGACCAGTTCCAGGAGCCGCCGCGCACGACCCTCCACTGCGCTGACCGGCGCCGAGAGCATGCGCAACGTGGGGTTGTCGGCCAGCAGCCGCTCCTCGTCCAGGAAGAGCCGCAACGTGGCCTCCAGAGCCGCGATGGTCATCTTGTCACACCGCACTGCGCGCATCAAAGGGTTGCTCCTGATGGCTTCCACGTAGGCACGCCGACCTACGATGATGCCCGCCTGCGGCCCACCCAGCACCTTGTCGCCGCTGAAGGTCACCACATCTACCCCTGCCTGCACGCTCTCCTGCACCAGCGGCTCATAGGGAAGTCCGAGCTTGCGCAGGTCAATGAGCACTCCCCCGCCCAGGTCGTGGATCACCGGCACGTGGTGCGCATGGGCCAGCTCGACAACCTCCCTTAGGGCTGGCTCCGCCGTAAAACCAAGGACGCGGTAGTTGGAGGTGTGCACCACCACCACCGCGCCGGTCTTTACGGAAATCACGCGCTCATAGTCGCTGAGCTTGGTCTTGTTGGTGGTACCCACTTCCACCATGATGGTGCCGCTCTTTTCCATGACTTCCGGCATGCGGAAGGAGCCGCCAATCTCCACCAGCTGGCCGCGGGAAATGATCGCCTCTTTGCCGCAAGCCAACGTGTTCAAGGCCACCAACACGGCCGCGGCATTGTTATTGACCACGCACGCGGCTTCGCCCCCACTCAGGCGACACAGCAAATCTTCCACGTGCTGCAGGCGGTTTCCGCGCTTGCCACTCTCGAGGTCAAGTTCCAGGTTGCAATAGTGCTCGGTGACGGCCAGGACGTTGCGGCGCACTACCTCAGCCAAGGGTGCCCTGCCCAGTCCAGTATGGAGCACAATGCCGGTCGCATTGATGACCCGCCTGAGGGAGGGACGGTGGAGAGCGGTGAGGCG is part of the Calditrichota bacterium genome and encodes:
- the sfsA gene encoding DNA/RNA nuclease SfsA — encoded protein: MQLPAPLFSGTLVRRYQRFLADVRLADGRLVTAHCPNSGSMRGCSAPGSLVLLSVANDPKRRCAFTWELVMVDGAWVGINTLRANRLVAEALRGGLVPELSGYDELKPEVRFAPHTRFDFMLSGPAGRCFVEVKNVTLVEGGVAYFPDAVTTRGKRHLEELVAAVARGWRAVIFFVVQRSDAQLLRPADHIDPAYGGALRQAVAAGVECVAYRARVSESCIELERRISCCIERTGQKSASWPRRRRERMH
- a CDS encoding peroxiredoxin, with protein sequence MPRVSAPAPEFTLPADDGSIVSLSDFRGTRRVVLYFYPQDRTPGCSLEAAAFRDRLGSIDSLGATVLGVSVDNAQSHQEFCQELELNFRLLSDTSGAVCRAYGSMGPDGRAHRSTFVIDERGNVRAVFPVVKVQGHVDEVLRVLRAMGALRPEQTP
- a CDS encoding nitroreductase family protein; amino-acid sequence: MRSFLELVQTRRSIRKFADRPVERDKILTCIEAARWAPSAEHVQPWRFVVVDDPTLKAKLAAAAFGGIYAPTRWAAAAPVLIALLAKPDVLANRLGARIQGTRYYLLDMGIAGEHVVLQAHELGLGACWIGWFSERGARKALGIPRRYRVVSLIALGYPAHAPLKPKARKSLEEICRFNTSEGL
- a CDS encoding DNA helicase UvrD; this translates as MGIAEVAKWARRKGIALMGTGDFTHPKYRQEIEATLQEDGHGLLLPKDGDGSVRFVLSAELSAVYAQGGRTRKVHLLVYAPTLAGADTITRALQVRGRLDADGRPTFALSARDLTRVILDACPEAMVIPAHAWTPWFSVFGANSGFDSLEECFQDMTPHIKAIETGLSSDPAMNWRLSKLDHITLVSNSDAHSPSRIGREANVFDCELDYFCLKEVIETGDRQRFLMTIEFFPEEGKYHFDGHRRCGVVFSPEETKRRGGLCPVCGRQLTIGVMHRVDELADRPPGFVPANAVPAVHLIPLQEIIAEALGQGVDTVGVQNEYLRLVAEAGSEFRLLLDLDERELASFVPERILTGIMRVRQGKLHIVPGHDGEFGKIIIFAEDEQQGQAQLSLF
- a CDS encoding L-seryl-tRNA(Sec) selenium transferase, yielding MRAKQDVEAQQAGASPVSLLPSVEAVLSSTEGEKLCARFPRWLVKEEVVHELAELRRRLLAGEKLRLNSRAAVVASVLRAVRRRLTALHRPSLRRVINATGIVLHTGLGRAPLAEVVRRNVLAVTEHYCNLELDLESGKRGNRLQHVEDLLCRLSGGEAACVVNNNAAAVLVALNTLACGKEAIISRGQLVEIGGSFRMPEVMEKSGTIMVEVGTTNKTKLSDYERVISVKTGAVVVVHTSNYRVLGFTAEPALREVVELAHAHHVPVIHDLGGGVLIDLRKLGLPYEPLVQESVQAGVDVVTFSGDKVLGGPQAGIIVGRRAYVEAIRSNPLMRAVRCDKMTIAALEATLRLFLDEERLLADNPTLRMLSAPVSAVEGRARRLLELVAAVHAERLHVRIEQSSAQAGSGALPLEQIPSRAVVVSCEGVSAHELASRLRSLPVPVIGYVQGDELYLDMRTVRDDELPLLAAALRKVIGARTAAGRG
- the rlmB gene encoding 23S rRNA (guanosine(2251)-2'-O)-methyltransferase RlmB, whose amino-acid sequence is MQNLVYGRNPVRELLRSRRGVRRLWLATTLSPGATQEFLSLAAAANVPAERLPAEELTRMAQTPKHQGVVAEVEPFAYAGIDDMFRRADERHEPPLLVLLDGVEDPHNLGAIIRSAEAAGAHGVIIPRDRAVAVTPVVEKAAAGATAHLPVVRVTNVARTMEELKERGVWFFGAAEDAPQDYTAADLTGSTALVLGGEGRGLRRLTRERCDFLVRIPMHGRISSLNVSVAAGILLFEARRQRRER
- a CDS encoding 1-acyl-sn-glycerol-3-phosphate acyltransferase encodes the protein MERILLNEKLYDLWKKRSEWWVRTQRVCVSGLQHIPRQGAAVLAANHINWKDIFFIGGVVPRRVSFVGTAELFDLEVCREMVERYIREHFSFAWAKGTIRKVSDWAARVMVSRVPYCGTIPVKRGVNDKSFFELAKEALRQGSLLCIFPEGGTSRPERLRRFKHGLAKIVYDLHHEGLEDIPILPTALRGTEHPYFPGRKLTFRVGAPHYIRDYLLNHEKQTLRLFSERLRDSVQELLERGRKYARRVGFNEESAAEDSTVEEFPLCAT
- a CDS encoding polysaccharide deacetylase family protein → MLSESEEYCKNHPDRLAKRHCFVCGAPICAECKRLAFHHVFCSTACIGRFLLAQAARAIGRGASRLRRLRWRPSFQSLFNLLIAMALVIAALTLLRLLRTSQRLEQHLTGFGLPLSVEAPDTSALRVSGPGAMVSSSTFDIVGEAGPNQIISLWADGNLLAVTMAPEGTFRFAGVQARRGQNRFVVRATSADGSVQVLQTIEFFYGLPTVNYLARSFDRGPTDTRLVALTFDGGSSDNAAAEVLDALRSKGVRCTMFLTGAFIRRYPDLVRQMVADGHEIGNHTWSHPHLTTYAENGRHLTRPGVTRELLHRELLATEELFRKVTGKEMAKLWRAPYGEHNAEIRAWAAELGYRQVGWTMGRNGNETMDTLDWVADKNSPAYHTAEEVVERIVNFGRSEPQGAAGAIILMHLGTERKDDQVHKMVPLIIDGLRERNYIFVTVSRMM